The Plasmodium falciparum 3D7 genome assembly, chromosome: 5 DNA window ttataatattagatatatataatttttttttttctttaaagaAGAAATGAGGGTCTTAAAtagaatttaaaatatttaaaatgatacaataattatattatattttaaaacaaataaaaaacgtatgtaattatatatatatatatatatatatatataacatatcaaAAATAgaattttaaatttttgttattacaaaaggtaaataataatttttctttttaacgataattttatataaaatatatatttaatatgtatttatttcttttaatatataatatacttgaaacaaatattatatatgatataattattCCATATAAATTCtctaattatattaaaagaaaaaaatatcatatatattttttatacccataaaataaatactttttaattttttttttttttcgaacTTTTACATAAGGAAAACGACAAAGCACATTACTTGGCCATAATAATCATACTTTATTAATTCAAATTGTGTATAGAaaattcatttaaaaaaaatatataaaataaaaatcattttaataaaattttaaaaaatgttttatcaAGTTTATCTTGATTCTATTAAATTGGTGCTTGAATAATTACaagtttatttattttattttttttctcctttcagtatatcataataaaaaaaactactattaacaaaatataatctTTCAATAattcacacatatatatatatatatatatataatgtatatattacatattgtttaatatattttcttcatgtgattattatcttccttacgaaatatattttttaatataccaATTTCTGTATtcacattatatatacataaaaagtcacaccaaaaaaaatacatatatatcattttgttatatatatatatatatatttttttttttttttcccgtACCCCTctgtttataaaaatttatattaccaTGAAcctttctttatataaagcTTTTgtctatttttttaaaagaacaaACGTGCTAattagtaatatataaacatatattataaaagggttgagtttttttttttttttttgattttataataatgaacgctaaacattattttttcatcCATATTATGTGTGtacaagaaaaagaaaataaatcataatattttaaaaaatttataaatataaggaaaaataaataaataaataaaccaataataataataataataatggtcaTTATATAGAATTTCTTGTTCAAATAAAAACTTTTACACTTCAAATAAAATTCATTAGATGATATTATTTGGCttaagcaaaaaaaaaaaaaaaaaaaaaaaaaaaaaaaaaaaatatatatacatatatatatataaactagtctttttattttattttattttttttttttttttcccttagTATATCTTAAATTCATATAAACCTCGCTGTTAGAAcgttaagaaaaaaataataataataaaaataaataaataaataaataaatatataaagtagttatatataaaagtaaaaaatgcttaatgatttaaaaaaatatattttaagatTTAATAAATGCTTCTTAACTCTTattaattatgaatatttagaataaaataaaaacagtCAACTAcaccacatatatatatatatatttatacatttcctttcttttttttcttttttatttttcttactataaaaaatttaaaaaggttaaccaaaatatatatttacatatatataattttttttttttttttttttttttttttttttttttttgcacaACCTTTTTAGAATTAAGaaattttaattcttcatttataaatatatatgtgcacaaaaaaataaaataaaaaaacaaatatatacataataatagttCAAACTTTCCCTTTCTTCaaataagataaaaaataactACATATTCGTTAAATaccattttataatatagatctggctttttttttttttaaaacatcttattgtatatatttgatataataGAAACttacacatttttataagCTTCGAATAAATCATATAACTATTTTCTTCAAAACATGCAccacataaacataaaatttatttattttttttttttcattgaatctttatttttcttttataaaaatatatatatatatatatatatatatatatatatatatatatttataatataaccttaagtatatattaacatttcaaatttataagatatattattttatatatatatatattttttttttaattgtatttttaatttttgctcacatatatatatatatatatatatatatatatataagtaatatataatatgtattatataaatatttttagttttattcatatattaaaataaaattggtttcatttataaaaaaattaaatattttgttttataaatatttttcttatatatttataatcatttaaaAACTCGTAAATTTTGTTTGCTTCttgtttgaaaaaaaaaaaaaaaaaaaaaaaaaattcttttgcCCAAAAAGGTACACACCACaatgtacataaatatatatgtgaacatattatatttgtatatattataaatatgttaaaacgaatataaatatatacttgtataaatacattaaaatgtacataaaaatattactggagtaaataaaataaatattatgcgatatatgtttatattgtatatgcatatatataatattatatgtatatatttttttttttaattaattatatatgtataattaatacataaatatatataaatatatatgtgtatatatatatgcatatattcatatttcatatttcatatttcatatttcatttttaattttttttttttttttttttttttaaatagaatataaaaggaaataaaaaaattcgaATAAAGAacagatatattataaacaagtttattttatattatcaaattAATCCAagttttaaaattttttttttttttttatttttaacaaaCCTATCCTCCCTTCCcccaataatatatatattaaaaatatttatttttattgaattttattatttttattatttttattatttttatttatttattcatttattcatttattttattatttttttttttaatatatatccatttGTATCAAAAATGATAAGTGGTATTCGAGTTAATGATAATTGTGTAACGGAATTTAATAACATGAAGATTAGGAAGACATGTGGCTGGATTATTTTTGTCATACAAAATTGtgaaataattattcattCAAAAGGTGCTTCAACAACCTTAACAGAATTAGTACAGTCcatagataaaaataatgaaattcaATGTGCATATGTTGTGTTCGATGCAGGTACGAGTTTTATTAAGTGgatcatatatttaatgcataagcacataaataaaataattaattaattgaactatatgtatatgtatatgtatatgtatatgtatatgtatatgtatatgtatatgtatatgtatatatatatatatatatatatatatatatatatatatatatatatatatatatatttatttatttatttattcatatatttatgtatataatatccCCAAATGATATAACATTTAAATTGCACGATCGTATATATCGTATCATGTTTTCTCTGAACCCAATTTTAACCacacaaatttatatatatatatatatatatatatttatttatttatttatttatatatattcatttatttatttattttatcccTTTTACAGTAAGCAAAATTCACTTCTTCATGTATGCAAGAGAATCATCCAACTCAAGAGACAGAATGACCTATGCCTCTAGCAAACAAgccatattaaaaaaaatcgaAGGAGTTAATGTGCTCACATCTGTTATTGAAAGTGCACAAGATGTTGCTGATCTTAAATAAGTACAAATGATTAATCctttacttatatatatatatattatgtgaaGAACGTACAAATTTTTACACTATATAAAGATTGcctatttaattaaaaaaaaaaaaaaaaaaaaaaatgaaaaaaaaagaaaaattaaagaaaaaaataaagaaaatataaagaaatgaaaaaataaagagaaatcaagaaaaatagaaatattaacctgcataaatatataaatatatatatataaaggccacatgtatatatatgcatatatacatatacctttgtatgtgttatatatatatatatatatatatatatatatatatatatttatttatttatttatttattctttttttttttttttttaacaagtTCATTATGAAGTGAATCACATAATGTACCGTTTCCTTAAATTCAAAATAaacataacaaaaatatggaaaattaaatatgattacatattattatatattatttaaagaaattagaaagaaaaaaaaaaaaaaaaaaaaaaaaaaaaaaaaaaaaaaaaaataatataatataatataatataatataatttaaaacaactatatatacatatatatgtattatatatgtttatatacatactcatatttattcatatcattAGACCTTTCAAATTCCTATATTTTTCCTGAAATATTATGTATCCAAAAGAatttaaatgtttttatcaaaaaattttattttatttatataaatacatatgtgtgtacacattatatatatatatatatatattttttttttttttttttttttttttgcattttAAAAAGTAGAATTATAAAAGTTTAATATTGTACGAACATGCGTTTCTAATTGGACTTTTCAATTTTTCGTACGTATAaatt harbors:
- a CDS encoding actin-depolymerizing factor 1 encodes the protein MISGIRVNDNCVTEFNNMKIRKTCGWIIFVIQNCEIIIHSKGASTTLTELVQSIDKNNEIQCAYVVFDAVSKIHFFMYARESSNSRDRMTYASSKQAILKKIEGVNVLTSVIESAQDVADLK